A window of Mucilaginibacter paludis DSM 18603 contains these coding sequences:
- a CDS encoding DUF6629 family protein: MCFSATASFGAGVALTVIGVASLKKVQHPSQILFAAIPLIFAVQQIAEGVLWLILPHPALLHLQKYITYFFLVFAQIIWPLWLPVAVLLLEKSKTRRLFQKILIGIGLLVSGYLTYCLIHYPVHADINCYHIAYEQVYPAKLRVIGGLLYIIATIAPPLFSHIKRMWILSLTVFISYIITTVFYDNYVVSVWCFFASVVSLSVYFIMREVSEIDKAFYKSYVRDK, encoded by the coding sequence ATGTGCTTTTCCGCCACCGCAAGCTTCGGAGCTGGTGTTGCTTTAACCGTGATCGGTGTTGCATCATTAAAAAAAGTGCAGCATCCCTCACAGATTCTATTTGCCGCCATACCTTTGATTTTTGCGGTACAGCAGATCGCGGAAGGGGTGCTGTGGCTCATCCTTCCGCATCCTGCCTTATTACATTTGCAAAAATATATCACCTATTTCTTCCTGGTCTTTGCTCAAATCATCTGGCCTTTGTGGTTACCGGTTGCCGTACTTCTACTGGAAAAATCAAAAACACGCAGGTTATTTCAGAAAATACTTATTGGCATTGGCTTACTCGTATCCGGGTACCTCACTTATTGTTTAATTCATTACCCGGTGCACGCCGACATCAACTGTTATCATATTGCTTATGAACAAGTTTATCCGGCAAAACTAAGGGTTATAGGAGGCCTTCTGTACATTATTGCGACAATAGCACCGCCGCTTTTTTCTCATATTAAAAGGATGTGGATATTGAGCCTGACTGTTTTTATTTCTTATATCATAACAACCGTGTTTTATGACAATTATGTCGTTTCTGTTTGGTGCTTTTTTGCATCCGTTGTCAGCTTGTCTGTGTATTTCATCATGCGCGAAGTGTCAGAAATCGATAAGGCATTCTATAAATCCTACGTAAGGGACAAGTAA
- a CDS encoding NAD-dependent succinate-semialdehyde dehydrogenase produces the protein MSIQTVNPNTNKVVKSFDEMSDKAVDAAVAQAESAYTEWRKTSYEQRAVLLHKVASLMREKKEQLATLITLEMGKLFAQAEGEVILSADILDYYATNAKKFLGDKHLNPEHGKAFIRHSPIGVLFGVEPWNFPLYQVARFAAPNIMIGNTILVKHASIVPQCGIAIEDLFKEAGAPAGLYTNLLISGRRASALVADDRIKGVSLTGSEEAGASIAAEAGKHLKKSVLELGGSDAFIILEDADIDKAVEWAVVGRLNNNGECCVAAKRFIAVEAIADEFLAKFKDKLSAIIVGDPMDPKTELGPLSSEAAAVQIEGQVNKAVAEGATVVLGGKRPERPGAFMNPTILTDIKPGMAVYHEELFGPVASFYRVKDEQAAIKLANDSPFGLGGAVFTKDVKRGEHVADQIDTGMVFINHPTWTQADLPFGGTKRSGYGRELSELGIDEFVNKKLIRTSALSDPF, from the coding sequence ATGTCCATACAAACAGTTAATCCGAATACCAACAAGGTTGTCAAATCTTTTGATGAAATGAGTGACAAAGCAGTTGACGCTGCTGTAGCACAGGCAGAAAGTGCTTACACTGAATGGCGTAAAACCAGCTACGAGCAACGTGCAGTTCTTCTACATAAAGTGGCCTCCCTGATGCGGGAGAAAAAAGAACAATTGGCCACACTAATTACCCTGGAAATGGGCAAGTTATTTGCACAAGCGGAAGGCGAAGTTATTTTAAGCGCTGATATACTCGACTATTATGCAACAAATGCCAAAAAATTTCTTGGCGACAAGCATTTAAACCCCGAACATGGCAAAGCATTCATTCGCCACAGTCCTATTGGTGTCTTATTTGGGGTGGAACCCTGGAACTTTCCATTATACCAGGTAGCGCGCTTTGCAGCACCCAACATCATGATCGGGAATACTATTTTAGTAAAACATGCGTCAATCGTTCCGCAATGCGGCATCGCCATTGAGGACTTATTTAAAGAAGCTGGTGCGCCCGCGGGACTTTATACCAACTTATTGATATCAGGTAGACGTGCCTCTGCCTTGGTTGCTGATGACAGAATAAAAGGTGTATCCCTTACCGGAAGTGAAGAAGCTGGTGCCAGCATTGCTGCCGAAGCAGGTAAACATTTGAAAAAATCTGTGCTGGAATTAGGCGGCAGTGATGCCTTTATTATCCTGGAGGATGCTGATATCGATAAAGCAGTAGAATGGGCCGTTGTAGGCAGGTTAAATAACAACGGGGAATGCTGTGTGGCAGCCAAGCGTTTTATCGCTGTTGAAGCTATCGCTGACGAATTCCTGGCTAAATTCAAGGATAAATTATCCGCGATCATCGTTGGTGACCCGATGGATCCGAAAACAGAACTAGGTCCGTTAAGCAGCGAAGCGGCCGCAGTACAAATAGAAGGACAGGTTAATAAAGCCGTAGCTGAAGGTGCCACCGTAGTGCTCGGTGGGAAAAGGCCGGAACGCCCGGGAGCATTTATGAATCCGACCATTTTAACTGATATCAAACCGGGTATGGCCGTATATCATGAGGAACTTTTTGGACCCGTGGCATCTTTTTACCGCGTTAAGGATGAGCAGGCAGCAATTAAACTCGCCAATGATTCACCGTTTGGTTTGGGGGGGGCCGTGTTTACGAAGGACGTGAAACGTGGCGAGCATGTAGCAGACCAGATAGATACTGGTATGGTGTTCATTAACCACCCAACCTGGACACAGGCTGACCTACCTTTTGGTGGGACCAAGCGTTCGGGATATGGCCGTGAACTTTCCGAGTTGGGTATCGACGAATTTGTAAACAAAAAGTTAATTCGCACAAGCGCGCTTTCAGATCCATTTTAA
- the adhP gene encoding alcohol dehydrogenase AdhP produces the protein MIPKTMKAAVIRGFGQPLHIEEMPVKEPGENQILVKVIACGVCHTDLHACQGDWPAKPMMPLIPGHEALGYVVALGRGVKHIKEGDIVGVPWLYSACGNCDYCYTGWETLCETQQNGGYSVDGGFAEYVVADAGYVAHFPPNINFTEMAPIICAGVTVYKGLKQTDAKSGEWVAISGIGGLGHLAVQYAKAMGFHVAAIDIADDKLALAKSLGADLVVNAKEQDPGTFLKKETGVMHGVLVTAPSPIAFKQGLSALRRKGVLSLNGLPAGSFDLSIFDTVINGTTIRGSIVGTRKDLEEAISFALEGKVKATVHAAKLEDINTVFDDMKKGDISGRIVLEIAKPS, from the coding sequence ATGATTCCTAAAACAATGAAAGCCGCCGTTATCCGTGGATTCGGGCAGCCTTTACACATTGAGGAAATGCCGGTCAAAGAGCCTGGCGAAAATCAAATCTTAGTTAAGGTGATCGCCTGTGGTGTTTGCCATACCGATCTGCACGCCTGCCAGGGAGACTGGCCCGCGAAACCAATGATGCCGTTAATTCCCGGGCACGAGGCATTGGGATATGTGGTTGCTTTAGGACGTGGCGTGAAGCATATCAAGGAAGGCGACATTGTAGGCGTTCCATGGTTATACAGCGCCTGCGGCAACTGTGATTATTGCTATACCGGCTGGGAAACGCTTTGCGAAACTCAGCAAAATGGCGGTTACAGTGTCGATGGTGGCTTTGCTGAATATGTTGTTGCCGACGCCGGCTATGTGGCCCATTTTCCTCCAAATATCAATTTCACAGAAATGGCTCCTATTATTTGTGCAGGAGTAACCGTGTATAAAGGTTTAAAACAAACTGATGCAAAATCAGGAGAATGGGTAGCCATTTCAGGTATCGGGGGCTTAGGCCACCTGGCTGTTCAGTATGCCAAAGCTATGGGCTTCCACGTGGCAGCCATTGATATTGCTGACGACAAGCTGGCACTGGCAAAAAGCCTGGGTGCCGACCTGGTTGTGAATGCCAAAGAACAAGACCCGGGTACATTTTTAAAAAAGGAAACCGGTGTTATGCACGGCGTATTGGTTACTGCACCCTCACCAATTGCTTTTAAACAAGGGCTTTCGGCACTGAGACGTAAGGGAGTACTCTCCTTAAACGGTTTGCCTGCCGGAAGTTTCGATCTCTCCATTTTTGATACCGTAATTAACGGGACTACTATCCGCGGTTCCATCGTTGGTACGCGAAAAGATTTGGAGGAGGCTATTTCATTTGCTTTAGAGGGCAAGGTGAAAGCTACGGTTCATGCGGCTAAGCTGGAAGATATTAATACGGTATTTGATGATATGAAAAAGGGTGATATCAGTGGCAGGATCGTACTGGAGATCGCCAAGCCATCATAA
- the mgtA gene encoding magnesium-translocating P-type ATPase produces the protein MGTDQYKAFWQFSQEAAFKMLNTGESGLEEQEAAKRIGEYGSNTIKTNSRYSVFFLFLAQFKSPVTIMLIVAALLSASLGDVMDTVIILTIVLISSFLGFWQEKGAANAVKELLKLVQLHCDVLRGGKKKEITVEEVVPGDLVILSAGDLIPGDSLLINSRELFVDEAAFTGETYPVEKLCGELPVDTPLSKRSNALFMGSHVISGKATALVIKTGVQTEFGKISLGLQSKAPETDFEKGIRKFGYMLMQITLLMVLIIFAVNVFLHKPVLDSFLFSLALAVGLTPQLLPAIISVNLSTGARRMAKLQVIVKRLSAIENFGAMNILCSDKTGTITEGKVNLKDTLDINGVHSDKVMQYAWLNASLQQGFHNPIDEAIASGYKGPPNTFKVQAEIPYDFIRKRLTIQVNNETQNIAITKGALKIILSICTQVETSDGKIGPIEDKKKSILQQYDKLSEAGLRTLGVAYKPGEAAHDFTREDEKEMTFLGFVTLFDPPKAHVAEILSNLNKLGVGLKIITGDNALVAKSLALQIGIKKPQILTGAALQKMSNAALIHQAPLTDIFAEVEPNQKERIIVMLKKAGKVVGFMGDGINDATALHTADVGISVNTAVDVAKEAADIVLLSQDLDVLTKGIVEGRRTFTNTMKYIFMATSANFGNMFSMAGASLFLPFLPLLPKQILLTNLLTDFPEMAISTDKVDEINIQSPQHWDMRFIRRFMLTFGLLSSVFDYVTFGILLLFLHVKEKTFQTGWFIESVISAILIVLVVRTRLPFFRSMPGRYLSAATAFVLLLVLALPATPLASLFGFIKIPVTLYGWMLLVVICYVAAAELAKRWFYRKLNKGTAK, from the coding sequence ATGGGAACGGATCAATACAAAGCCTTTTGGCAATTTAGCCAGGAGGCGGCTTTCAAAATGTTGAACACCGGTGAATCCGGCCTGGAGGAACAGGAAGCTGCCAAAAGAATAGGGGAGTATGGAAGCAACACGATAAAAACTAATTCCCGATATTCTGTCTTTTTTTTGTTTTTAGCTCAATTTAAAAGCCCAGTGACCATCATGCTGATCGTAGCGGCGCTACTGTCCGCGTCTTTGGGCGATGTAATGGATACGGTTATTATTTTAACGATTGTACTGATCAGCAGTTTCCTTGGTTTCTGGCAGGAAAAAGGCGCAGCAAATGCCGTAAAAGAATTGCTGAAATTAGTACAGTTGCATTGCGATGTTTTACGTGGCGGAAAGAAAAAGGAAATAACGGTGGAAGAAGTGGTACCGGGTGACCTGGTTATCTTATCCGCAGGCGATCTTATTCCGGGTGACAGCTTATTGATAAACTCCCGGGAATTGTTCGTTGACGAGGCCGCCTTTACAGGTGAAACCTATCCTGTTGAAAAACTTTGTGGTGAACTGCCTGTCGATACCCCACTCTCTAAAAGAAGCAATGCTTTGTTTATGGGTTCCCATGTCATCAGTGGTAAAGCAACAGCCCTGGTAATTAAAACTGGCGTTCAGACAGAATTTGGCAAGATTTCCCTGGGCTTACAATCTAAAGCACCCGAAACAGATTTCGAGAAAGGCATACGTAAATTCGGCTATATGCTCATGCAGATTACCTTGTTAATGGTGCTGATCATCTTTGCGGTCAATGTGTTTTTACATAAACCTGTGCTCGATTCTTTTTTATTTTCCCTGGCGCTGGCCGTTGGCCTCACCCCGCAGTTATTACCTGCAATCATCAGTGTAAATCTGTCTACAGGCGCAAGGCGTATGGCGAAATTGCAGGTGATCGTCAAACGGCTTTCGGCTATTGAGAACTTTGGTGCCATGAATATCCTTTGTTCGGACAAAACAGGAACAATAACAGAGGGAAAAGTAAATCTGAAGGATACCCTGGATATTAATGGGGTGCACAGCGACAAGGTAATGCAATATGCCTGGCTTAACGCTTCCTTGCAGCAGGGATTTCATAATCCGATTGACGAAGCCATAGCTTCAGGTTATAAGGGACCACCGAATACCTTTAAAGTCCAGGCAGAAATCCCTTATGATTTTATCCGCAAGCGATTGACGATACAGGTAAACAACGAAACACAAAATATCGCTATCACCAAAGGAGCTTTAAAAATTATCTTGTCCATTTGCACACAGGTTGAAACCAGTGACGGAAAAATTGGTCCCATCGAAGACAAAAAAAAGTCGATACTCCAGCAATATGACAAGTTAAGCGAAGCCGGCCTGCGTACCTTGGGAGTTGCCTATAAACCCGGCGAAGCCGCTCATGACTTTACCCGGGAGGACGAAAAGGAAATGACTTTTTTGGGTTTTGTGACCTTGTTTGATCCGCCCAAAGCACATGTAGCTGAAATTTTAAGCAACCTGAATAAGCTTGGGGTCGGGCTAAAGATCATCACCGGCGACAACGCCCTGGTAGCAAAAAGCCTTGCATTACAGATCGGTATTAAAAAACCACAGATACTGACCGGAGCCGCATTGCAAAAAATGAGTAACGCAGCCCTGATCCATCAGGCCCCGTTGACGGATATTTTCGCGGAAGTAGAGCCGAATCAAAAAGAACGGATCATTGTTATGCTCAAAAAGGCCGGGAAGGTAGTCGGCTTTATGGGAGATGGCATCAATGATGCCACGGCGTTGCATACTGCAGATGTGGGAATCTCTGTAAATACAGCGGTTGACGTGGCCAAAGAAGCGGCAGACATTGTATTGTTGAGCCAAGACCTGGATGTGCTGACAAAAGGCATTGTTGAAGGCCGGCGGACCTTTACCAATACCATGAAGTATATCTTTATGGCTACCAGCGCCAATTTTGGAAATATGTTTAGCATGGCCGGAGCTTCGCTTTTTCTGCCATTTTTACCTTTGCTACCCAAGCAGATCCTATTGACCAATCTGTTAACCGACTTCCCTGAAATGGCGATATCAACCGATAAGGTTGATGAGATCAATATCCAATCGCCGCAACATTGGGACATGCGTTTTATCAGGCGTTTCATGCTCACCTTTGGCCTGTTAAGTTCCGTGTTTGACTACGTCACTTTTGGTATTCTATTATTATTTCTGCATGTAAAGGAAAAGACGTTTCAGACAGGATGGTTCATCGAGTCAGTCATATCTGCCATCCTGATTGTATTGGTTGTACGGACCAGACTACCCTTCTTTAGAAGCATGCCTGGCAGATATCTGTCGGCTGCGACTGCTTTTGTTTTACTTCTGGTATTAGCACTACCTGCCACACCTTTAGCATCGTTATTTGGGTTTATTAAAATACCTGTAACACTATATGGCTGGATGCTGTTGGTCGTCATTTGTTATGTAGCAGCAGCAGAACTTGCCAAAAGATGGTTTTACAGAAAATTAAATAAAGGAACCGCAAAGTAA
- a CDS encoding universal stress protein: MKTILFPTDFSKNAIHAVKYGYYLARQIKADIVLFNAVIIPAEAPQAGLVVWPMEESDILLKDSTSELVKLKSSIEKSRDQSGFLPSVRCLNQTGILTAVVNEVISGEKIDLVVIGTHGSSGITTLLLGNHSRNMIDSVTRPLLLIPPAAKLSPVKKIAFATDFKNPEGDILSISVLAELATPLNAEIILTHIYEEEDKKPEFQQWIKRFVKELPEKVHFSNIKYKMYKSNGAQSGLEWLCNNGRVDMLAMVHRSHNFIDSLFRGSETQKMAHQIPIPLLVFPDRT, translated from the coding sequence ATGAAAACGATACTATTCCCGACCGATTTCTCAAAGAACGCTATCCACGCGGTTAAATATGGTTATTACCTTGCACGGCAGATAAAGGCGGATATTGTTTTATTCAATGCCGTAATTATACCGGCCGAAGCACCGCAGGCGGGATTGGTAGTGTGGCCAATGGAAGAATCTGATATACTGTTAAAAGACAGTACATCAGAATTAGTTAAACTCAAATCGTCTATTGAAAAAAGCAGGGATCAATCAGGTTTTTTACCATCTGTAAGATGTTTAAATCAAACAGGCATCTTAACGGCCGTTGTCAATGAGGTCATCTCAGGTGAGAAAATCGACCTGGTTGTTATCGGAACACATGGCAGCAGCGGAATAACTACGCTATTATTGGGAAACCATAGCAGGAATATGATTGATAGCGTCACACGTCCGCTGTTACTGATACCACCCGCAGCAAAATTGTCACCGGTTAAAAAAATTGCGTTTGCTACGGACTTTAAAAATCCCGAAGGTGATATTTTATCAATTTCTGTATTGGCTGAACTGGCTACGCCACTCAACGCTGAAATAATACTAACACACATTTATGAAGAGGAAGATAAGAAACCCGAATTTCAGCAATGGATCAAGCGGTTTGTAAAGGAGCTCCCCGAAAAGGTACATTTTTCAAATATTAAGTACAAAATGTATAAAAGTAACGGTGCGCAGTCAGGTCTGGAATGGCTCTGTAACAACGGTCGGGTCGATATGCTCGCCATGGTACATCGCTCACATAATTTTATTGATAGTCTTTTCAGGGGAAGCGAGACACAAAAAATGGCACATCAGATACCAATTCCTTTGTTGGTTTTTCCAGATAGAACCTAA
- a CDS encoding DsbA family protein: MLGIQAAPLVLLEYGDYQCSSCGDSYMAVNNVIQAMGEDIVFVFRNFPLTDIHPDAFDAALAAEAAALQNKFWEMYDLLFQNQAYLSENELFSYARRIGLDMDRFGQDIQSQALISKIDADIESGLRSGVSGTPTFYINGEKFDGDWTGSGLVQYLRELL; the protein is encoded by the coding sequence ATGCTCGGAATTCAGGCGGCTCCTTTAGTGCTGCTGGAGTATGGTGATTACCAGTGTTCGTCATGCGGCGATTCTTACATGGCAGTAAATAATGTCATACAGGCAATGGGCGAAGATATTGTCTTTGTTTTCAGGAACTTTCCGTTAACAGACATACACCCGGATGCCTTCGATGCAGCCCTGGCCGCGGAAGCAGCCGCGCTGCAAAACAAGTTTTGGGAAATGTACGATCTGTTGTTTCAAAACCAGGCATACCTAAGCGAAAATGAACTATTTTCCTATGCCAGGCGGATTGGTCTCGATATGGATCGCTTTGGGCAGGACATACAAAGCCAGGCACTTATCTCAAAAATTGACGCTGACATTGAAAGTGGATTAAGAAGTGGCGTAAGCGGAACGCCCACCTTTTATATTAATGGTGAAAAGTTTGATGGCGATTGGACAGGCAGTGGCCTCGTTCAGTATTTGAGGGAGTTGCTTTAA
- a CDS encoding CHAD domain-containing protein, giving the protein MRHKEIESIIRKRFEKLNTAFEQVRLHFREDDIRSFRVKVKKLQACLYLMEHVKDHHHAICVPRHIADLYKLSGTIRTLQMQERCIRKTLTAKNMALPQTYLALLSGKILHAVGELAKLISNHESLGKEELNLVDLLPHHLSQGDIEKFIASKEDALKKLIAPVFPTDVALHEIRKELKNLLYTSPYIPTDIGTLSSFALLSTPAQMDSFTIILGDFHDMNVAIDCLHAECTDIEINDDEKAVLRNIETQWMNERTSIREKVYDQIQKITASILPLASPVK; this is encoded by the coding sequence ATGAGGCACAAGGAAATTGAAAGTATTATCAGAAAAAGATTTGAAAAGTTAAACACGGCCTTTGAACAGGTCAGGTTACATTTTCGGGAAGATGACATCCGCTCATTTCGCGTAAAGGTAAAAAAACTACAAGCGTGCCTGTATTTAATGGAGCATGTAAAAGACCACCATCACGCAATTTGCGTTCCCCGGCATATCGCGGATCTTTATAAACTATCAGGCACTATCCGCACGCTACAGATGCAAGAGCGTTGCATCCGGAAAACTCTGACCGCCAAAAATATGGCGCTTCCGCAAACTTATCTGGCTTTACTATCTGGCAAAATACTACATGCTGTCGGGGAGCTCGCTAAACTTATAAGCAACCATGAGTCGCTTGGAAAAGAAGAACTAAACCTTGTGGACTTATTACCGCACCATCTAAGCCAGGGAGATATCGAAAAATTTATCGCGTCGAAGGAAGACGCACTAAAAAAATTAATTGCACCGGTATTTCCTACCGATGTAGCATTACATGAAATCAGAAAGGAATTGAAGAATTTATTATACACATCCCCTTACATCCCCACAGATATTGGCACATTGTCATCGTTTGCTTTACTGTCAACGCCAGCGCAAATGGACTCATTTACCATTATTTTGGGGGATTTTCATGACATGAATGTTGCGATCGACTGTCTGCATGCGGAATGTACGGATATTGAAATTAACGACGATGAAAAAGCAGTGCTGCGAAATATTGAAACTCAATGGATGAATGAAAGAACCAGCATTCGTGAAAAAGTTTATGATCAAATACAAAAAATCACCGCTTCCATCCTACCGTTGGCATCACCGGTAAAGTGA
- a CDS encoding BON domain-containing protein, with the protein MKTNRQLQIDVIEAIKWEPLLKQTKIAVEANEGIITLSGIVDSFIKKSAAVNTTKKVNGVKALVEKIEIQLNADDEKSDAEIAMGVLSALKANRDIPVDSVQIEVEDGHVTLDGKLEWNHQKQAAQQSASIVEGIKMLTNHIEIETDNPDDIEKEEIEQAIARNWALNNQDIQVCVSGNKVTLKGTVHSFYQRDVAEKMAWNAPGVCVVNNELIIGDIK; encoded by the coding sequence ATGAAAACTAACCGTCAACTACAGATCGACGTAATCGAAGCCATTAAGTGGGAGCCTTTGCTTAAACAAACTAAAATCGCCGTTGAGGCTAATGAGGGTATCATTACGCTTTCAGGAATTGTCGATAGCTTTATTAAGAAATCAGCAGCTGTGAACACCACCAAAAAAGTAAACGGTGTTAAAGCACTGGTGGAAAAAATTGAAATTCAGTTGAATGCGGATGATGAAAAAAGCGATGCCGAAATCGCTATGGGGGTATTAAGTGCCTTAAAAGCAAACAGGGACATTCCGGTTGATAGCGTACAAATTGAAGTTGAAGATGGGCATGTTACACTTGATGGTAAGCTGGAGTGGAACCATCAGAAGCAAGCGGCGCAACAGTCGGCGAGTATTGTTGAAGGTATCAAAATGCTTACCAACCATATTGAAATTGAAACCGATAATCCTGACGATATTGAAAAAGAGGAAATTGAACAGGCGATCGCACGCAACTGGGCACTGAATAACCAGGATATTCAAGTCTGTGTATCAGGGAATAAAGTCACCTTGAAGGGTACCGTTCATTCTTTCTATCAAAGAGATGTAGCTGAAAAGATGGCCTGGAATGCCCCTGGCGTATGTGTAGTAAATAATGAGCTAATTATTGGTGATATCAAATAG
- a CDS encoding oleate hydratase, with amino-acid sequence MNNLNKKRVNPTQHRKVYLIGGGIASLASAAYFIRDGQINPDNIIIYEELNVAGGSLDSAGNPEDGYVMRGGRMLNFSYLCTYDLFSFIPSLSDPGIMVLDEIKAFNRNIKTHSQARVVENGHILDVSSMGFSNKDRLDLIEMMAVGENHLGIKRINEWFAPEFFKTNFWFMWDTMFAFQPWHSAVEFKRYLHRFIHEFKRINTLAGVDRTPYNQFDSLAKPLINWLKQQGVHFQIGVSVTDLDFSLTGEKLTVQQIHLIDGGKKKSVKIGVNDMVLVTIGSMTADSSLGSMHAAPELITDKRDGSWKLWEAIAKHSDQFGHPSVFDNHVDESKWESFTVTCQGTDFFERMKTFSGNDAGTGGLVTFKDSNWLMSIVLAYQPHFIGQPDDVTVFWGYGLFPDNEGNFVKKKMADCTGTEILTELFSHLQFDTLNDRLLKTANCIPCMLPYITSQFLIRAPGDRPQVIPEISENMAFIGQFAEVPDDVVFTVEYSVRTAQTAVYGLLELDKKTIPMYKGDHHIDVLFDAMKTMIS; translated from the coding sequence ATGAATAATCTAAATAAAAAACGGGTTAACCCGACTCAACACCGGAAGGTCTATCTTATCGGCGGCGGTATCGCATCTTTAGCAAGTGCTGCTTATTTCATAAGAGATGGCCAAATTAATCCTGATAATATCATAATTTACGAAGAGCTGAATGTTGCTGGCGGCAGTCTTGATAGTGCAGGTAACCCGGAAGATGGTTACGTGATGCGTGGCGGCAGGATGCTGAATTTCAGCTACCTGTGTACGTATGATCTTTTTTCATTTATTCCATCGCTGTCCGATCCGGGCATCATGGTACTGGATGAAATTAAGGCCTTCAACCGGAACATTAAAACCCATTCACAGGCCCGGGTAGTGGAAAACGGCCATATATTAGATGTTTCGTCAATGGGATTTAGCAATAAGGACAGACTTGATCTGATCGAGATGATGGCTGTAGGCGAAAACCATTTGGGCATCAAACGCATCAATGAATGGTTTGCGCCGGAATTTTTCAAGACCAACTTCTGGTTTATGTGGGATACCATGTTCGCCTTTCAGCCCTGGCACAGCGCTGTGGAGTTTAAACGTTATCTACATCGTTTTATCCATGAGTTTAAACGGATCAATACTTTAGCTGGCGTAGACAGGACGCCCTATAACCAATTTGATTCTTTAGCCAAGCCGTTAATCAACTGGTTAAAACAGCAGGGCGTTCATTTTCAAATAGGTGTCAGCGTAACCGATCTGGATTTCTCATTAACGGGCGAAAAGCTGACCGTGCAGCAAATTCATTTAATTGATGGCGGAAAAAAGAAATCTGTAAAGATTGGCGTAAACGATATGGTACTGGTAACCATTGGCTCAATGACTGCTGATTCAAGTTTAGGATCGATGCATGCTGCCCCCGAACTCATTACTGATAAACGTGACGGCAGCTGGAAATTATGGGAAGCCATTGCAAAACACAGTGACCAATTCGGTCATCCTTCGGTATTTGACAACCATGTCGATGAATCAAAATGGGAATCATTTACGGTAACTTGCCAGGGTACAGACTTTTTTGAACGGATGAAAACGTTTTCGGGCAATGACGCCGGAACCGGCGGCCTGGTAACTTTTAAGGACTCCAATTGGCTGATGTCAATTGTTTTAGCCTACCAGCCTCATTTCATCGGCCAGCCTGATGACGTGACCGTTTTTTGGGGGTATGGCTTGTTCCCCGATAATGAGGGAAACTTTGTAAAAAAGAAAATGGCCGACTGTACCGGTACCGAAATACTGACCGAATTATTTTCCCACCTTCAATTTGACACGTTAAACGACCGGCTACTGAAAACCGCTAACTGCATTCCCTGCATGTTGCCGTACATCACCAGTCAGTTTTTAATACGGGCACCGGGCGACAGGCCGCAGGTTATACCAGAAATATCGGAAAACATGGCCTTTATCGGGCAGTTCGCAGAAGTGCCCGACGACGTGGTATTCACCGTAGAATATTCAGTAAGAACTGCGCAGACCGCAGTTTACGGATTATTGGAACTCGATAAAAAAACGATTCCAATGTATAAGGGCGATCATCATATTGATGTATTGTTTGATGCAATGAAAACCATGATTTCATAA